The following DNA comes from Gordonia zhaorongruii.
GGGACGGGCGAATGGTCTGGGGAGCTTCGATCGGTCACGATTCCAGTATCCTCATCGAGTTCGGCCGACGGCAAACCGATTCCGGGTCAGCGCGACGGTTTGGGGCACGACGGGTGTGAGCCTGCGGTCACCAGATCGGCGACGGCCGCCCGCGGATCGCCCGACGTCACGAGCCCCTCGCCGACCAGAACCGCATCGGCTCCGGCTCCGGCGTACGCGAGCAGATCGGCGGTGCCTCGGACGCCGGACTCGGCGACGCGCACCACATTCGACGGCAGGCCCGGCGCGATGCTCGAGAAGGTGTCTCGATCCACTTCGAGGGTCTTGAGGTTGCGGGCGTTCACCCCGACGACGGTTGCACCCGCTTCGAGTGCGCGGTCCGCTTCCTCTGCCGTGTGCACCTCGACGAGCGCCGTCATACCGAGCGACTCGACCCGATCGATGAGCGAGGTCAGCACCGACTGTTCGAGTGCGGCGACGATGAGGAGTACCACGTCGGCACCGTGCGCCCGAGCCTCGTGGATCTGATACGGACCGACGACGAAGTCCTTGCGGAGGATCGGGATGTCGACGACGGCGCGCACTGCGTCCAGATCGGCGAGTGATCCCTTGAACCGGCGCTCCTCGGTGAGCACGCTGATGACGCGGGCTCCCCCGGCCTCGTAGGCCTGCGCCAGTTCGGCGGGGTCGACGATGTTGGAGAGCTGCCCCTTGGACGGGCTCGACCTCTTGACCTCCGCGATCACCCCGATGTCCGACTGGCGAAGAGCTGCGGTGGCGTCGCGCGGTTCGGGAGCCTTCTTCACGAGTTCCTTGACCGCAGCCAGGTCGAGAACGGCTTCGCGCGCAGCGAGGTCAGCTTTGACGCCGTCGATGATCGAATCAAGCACTGACTGGCTACTCACTGGACGCCCCTTTCTCGCGCGGTACGTCCAGACTAGGCAAGGCCTCCCCGCATCGGCAGTTCGGGGTGGACGTAAGAGCAGGGCGAGTGGTCCGTGATCGACTCGGTTCCGGACCGACTCAGTCGGTGGCGGCTTCGGCCGCCAGCGTGGCCAGCGTGTTCTCGAGCTGCTCTTCGGTGACGAGCGGGAACTTGAGCTTCTCGAGGAGCCCCTTGTCCGTGACCTTCGACCAGTCGTAGGTGTGCCGGACCAGCGTGCTGTCCGGCCCCTGCGACTCGAGTTCCCA
Coding sequences within:
- the trpC gene encoding indole-3-glycerol phosphate synthase TrpC → MSSQSVLDSIIDGVKADLAAREAVLDLAAVKELVKKAPEPRDATAALRQSDIGVIAEVKRSSPSKGQLSNIVDPAELAQAYEAGGARVISVLTEERRFKGSLADLDAVRAVVDIPILRKDFVVGPYQIHEARAHGADVVLLIVAALEQSVLTSLIDRVESLGMTALVEVHTAEEADRALEAGATVVGVNARNLKTLEVDRDTFSSIAPGLPSNVVRVAESGVRGTADLLAYAGAGADAVLVGEGLVTSGDPRAAVADLVTAGSHPSCPKPSR